Proteins found in one Legionella pneumophila subsp. pascullei genomic segment:
- the lspE gene encoding GspE family T2SS ATPase variant LspE: MENEEKSLKIPYGFAKSNGIVVGEIKENLAVVYHLPNTSLQAFAEIKRLLQCELDLRKVDESTFQQHLANIYQSKSSILDAAEGMEEDMDLSLLASQLPVSEDLLENQDDAPIIRLLNALFTQAIKQKASDIHIETYEDRVLVRNRIDGVLQEVLEIQRAIAPLVISRVKVMAKLDIAEKRIPQDGRISLRIGGHNIDVRVSTLPSNHGERVVLRILDKQAAQLDLNLLGMPKHTLKTVRQMIAEPHGIILVTGPTGSGKTTSLYAMLTELNQVTRNILTIEDPIEYDLPGIGQTQVNTKVQMTFAKGLRAILRQDPDVVMIGEIRDLETAEIAVQASLTGHLVLSTLHTNTALGALTRLHDMGVESFLLSSSIVGLIAQRLVRKLCSHCKTPHQLREEEKELMGLKPDADVSQVFEPKGCDYCNHLGYKGRTGIYELIIVDETLRGMIHRNENLQTMENYLRPSTPSIREDGFKRVLCGDTSLAEILRVTSQN, encoded by the coding sequence ATGGAAAATGAAGAAAAATCACTTAAAATTCCTTACGGTTTTGCCAAAAGCAATGGAATTGTTGTGGGAGAAATCAAAGAAAATCTGGCTGTTGTCTATCATTTACCTAACACATCTCTACAAGCTTTCGCTGAGATAAAACGATTATTGCAATGCGAACTTGATTTAAGAAAAGTCGATGAGTCCACTTTTCAGCAGCATTTGGCTAATATTTACCAATCCAAATCATCTATACTGGATGCTGCTGAAGGCATGGAAGAAGACATGGATTTGTCCTTATTGGCTAGTCAACTACCCGTCAGTGAGGATTTATTGGAAAATCAGGATGATGCCCCAATTATCCGTTTACTCAATGCTCTATTCACTCAAGCCATTAAACAAAAAGCATCTGATATACACATTGAAACTTATGAAGACAGAGTATTGGTGCGTAACCGAATTGACGGAGTTCTACAAGAAGTCCTTGAAATTCAACGAGCGATCGCCCCTTTAGTCATTTCAAGAGTCAAGGTGATGGCCAAATTGGATATAGCAGAAAAGCGAATTCCCCAAGATGGGCGAATTTCATTGCGTATAGGAGGGCACAATATTGATGTCAGGGTTTCAACTTTACCATCAAACCATGGCGAACGAGTGGTTTTAAGGATATTGGATAAACAAGCCGCTCAATTGGATTTAAATCTTTTGGGTATGCCTAAACATACACTAAAAACAGTACGACAAATGATTGCAGAACCTCATGGCATCATTTTAGTCACAGGCCCTACAGGTTCAGGCAAAACAACCTCTCTCTATGCTATGCTGACTGAATTAAATCAGGTGACTCGTAATATTTTAACCATTGAAGATCCCATTGAATATGATTTGCCTGGTATAGGACAAACGCAAGTTAATACTAAAGTTCAAATGACTTTCGCCAAAGGATTAAGAGCTATATTGCGTCAAGATCCAGATGTTGTCATGATAGGAGAGATCCGTGATTTGGAAACGGCTGAAATTGCGGTTCAAGCCAGCTTAACCGGACATCTGGTACTATCAACCCTTCATACCAATACTGCATTGGGTGCGCTAACCCGCTTACATGATATGGGGGTTGAGTCCTTTTTATTGTCATCCAGTATAGTTGGCCTCATCGCGCAACGCCTGGTAAGAAAATTATGTTCTCATTGTAAAACACCTCATCAATTAAGAGAGGAAGAAAAGGAGCTAATGGGTCTTAAGCCGGATGCTGATGTCTCACAAGTCTTTGAACCTAAGGGATGTGACTATTGCAACCACTTGGGTTATAAAGGCAGAACCGGAATTTATGAATTAATTATCGTAGATGAAACTCTCCGTGGAATGATCCATCGTAATGAAAATC
- the lspD gene encoding GspD family T2SS secretin variant LspD has translation MRSIVIILLAFVCCTLVRANDVNISTVTKDGNTIFYLQAGAYNLEKDAKIRQNELAQLVDQKVEIKNLADKHLYLVQIGPIDDYQTARELKEKLSQKTEKQFNQINKNQTSSLGVSQLPKNMEQSQTSPPGSKLWNLRNADIRAVIAEVSRITGKNFVIDPRVQGKVSIVSSTPLSNRELYQVFLSVLQVSGYAAIPNGEIIKIIPNIDAKTQSPDLLSGMKSPPRGDDMMVAVVPVHYVPSEQLVPVLRPLMPQWSSVSAYAPSNMLILSGRANNIKSLAEIIKQVDSSSANGIDMVRLHHALAMDVANTLKDLVKTQPGIGSRTQITIAADDRSNSILVSGSKTDRIRLRMLILKLDKESSAGVNSNTQVVYLNYLRAEDLVPILAGIAQANFSGNVGTTIGTITRPALDSTNPASSLANASADGQSSTSNLSSSGAAPLNASGATANTTSASTQNEGSTKPTVQIIGEPNTNSIILNAPASIIRILKTVISQLDIKPAQLLIEALVAEVDEKDVNNLGIEWGSNQQTGNPKDFRPGFAIINSKTRIDDFQAQIYALAREQRANILSTPSVVVLDNRQAKILIGKQVSVATTSYPNNAGGTTTASPFTTFDRVNVALHLYVRPQITRGQGIQLQIDQGNDTLDPATAATDNTTTPTFNISSIVTSVHVESGDIVVLGGLIQDSIGNDNNKLPILGDIPGIGRLFQRNIRNRDKRVLMVFIKPIILRNERDNLHVTGEKYNYVRQYQLDWLRSQEAFEQTDDQTVLPPLTQGNLPVPFSNPPQYSSKMTK, from the coding sequence ATGCGCTCGATAGTAATTATACTTTTAGCCTTCGTTTGTTGTACATTAGTACGTGCTAATGATGTCAATATTTCAACCGTAACTAAAGATGGCAATACAATTTTTTATCTTCAAGCAGGTGCCTATAATCTCGAAAAAGACGCCAAAATACGTCAAAATGAACTTGCCCAATTAGTCGATCAAAAAGTTGAAATTAAAAACCTTGCTGACAAACATCTTTATCTTGTGCAAATTGGTCCAATTGATGATTACCAGACGGCAAGAGAGCTCAAAGAGAAATTATCACAAAAGACAGAAAAACAGTTTAATCAAATTAATAAAAATCAAACCTCTTCACTTGGGGTAAGCCAACTGCCTAAAAATATGGAACAATCGCAAACGTCTCCTCCAGGCAGTAAACTATGGAACTTACGCAACGCAGATATTAGAGCCGTAATCGCAGAAGTCTCTCGAATTACAGGTAAAAATTTTGTTATTGACCCCAGAGTACAGGGAAAAGTATCGATTGTTTCATCAACGCCATTATCCAACCGCGAACTATATCAAGTCTTTCTCTCAGTACTGCAGGTATCAGGTTATGCCGCAATACCAAATGGAGAAATTATCAAAATTATTCCCAACATTGATGCAAAAACACAGTCACCTGATTTACTCAGCGGAATGAAGAGTCCTCCGCGAGGTGACGATATGATGGTCGCTGTAGTACCTGTTCATTATGTTCCCTCTGAACAACTGGTACCGGTTCTAAGGCCATTAATGCCACAATGGAGCAGCGTTTCCGCTTATGCTCCTTCTAATATGTTGATCCTTTCTGGCCGGGCAAATAATATTAAAAGTCTTGCAGAAATTATTAAACAAGTGGATAGTTCAAGTGCGAACGGCATAGACATGGTTCGTTTACATCATGCTTTGGCTATGGATGTAGCAAATACTTTAAAGGATTTAGTTAAAACTCAACCTGGTATTGGCAGCAGAACACAAATTACTATTGCTGCAGATGACCGTTCCAACTCAATTTTAGTCAGTGGAAGCAAAACAGATAGGATTCGTTTGCGAATGCTCATCTTGAAACTGGATAAAGAAAGCTCAGCAGGAGTCAATTCAAATACACAAGTTGTTTACCTGAATTACTTAAGGGCTGAAGATTTGGTTCCCATATTGGCAGGAATAGCCCAAGCCAATTTCAGTGGCAATGTAGGAACAACAATTGGAACCATTACAAGACCCGCACTAGACAGCACCAATCCAGCTTCCAGCCTTGCCAATGCGTCTGCTGATGGTCAAAGCTCTACATCAAACTTATCTTCGTCTGGCGCTGCCCCTTTAAATGCGTCAGGAGCGACAGCAAACACTACGTCAGCAAGCACTCAAAATGAAGGATCTACCAAGCCTACGGTACAGATAATAGGAGAACCGAATACCAACTCTATTATTCTTAATGCACCTGCTTCAATCATCCGTATTCTAAAAACAGTCATTTCTCAATTAGATATAAAACCAGCTCAACTATTAATTGAGGCACTCGTTGCTGAAGTGGATGAAAAAGACGTTAACAATCTGGGAATAGAGTGGGGTTCCAATCAACAAACAGGCAATCCCAAGGATTTCAGACCAGGCTTTGCCATTATCAACAGCAAAACCAGAATAGATGATTTCCAGGCTCAAATTTATGCTTTGGCAAGAGAACAAAGAGCAAATATTTTATCAACCCCCTCCGTAGTAGTCCTTGATAATCGTCAGGCAAAAATACTCATAGGTAAGCAGGTTTCAGTAGCAACAACCAGTTACCCCAATAATGCAGGTGGCACTACGACAGCAAGTCCTTTTACAACCTTTGACAGGGTTAACGTTGCCTTGCATCTCTATGTAAGACCGCAAATCACTCGTGGACAAGGAATTCAATTACAAATTGACCAGGGGAATGATACTTTGGATCCCGCAACTGCCGCAACAGACAATACAACGACCCCTACTTTTAATATCAGCAGCATTGTGACATCAGTTCATGTTGAAAGTGGTGATATTGTAGTGCTTGGAGGATTAATTCAGGACAGTATTGGAAATGATAATAATAAGTTACCCATTTTAGGAGATATACCTGGAATAGGCAGATTGTTCCAACGCAACATCCGGAACAGAGACAAGCGAGTGCTCATGGTATTTATTAAACCTATCATATTACGCAATGAAAGAGACAACTTGCATGTCACTGGTGAAAAATACAATTATGTCCGTCAATATCAGCTGGATTGGCTTCGATCCCAAGAAGCTTTTGAACAAACAGATGATCAAACGGTGTTGCCTCCATTAACTCAAGGTAATTTGCCAGTACCTTTTAGTAATCCTCCTCAATACTCATCAAAAATGACAAAATAA
- a CDS encoding Gfo/Idh/MocA family protein: MDNTLIKWGILGTSFISEVMADAIQESQTGKLIAIGSRSIEVAKRFSEKFTIPKFYDDYQSLIHNNDIDAVYIGLPNHLHKEWIIRCAQAGKNILCEKPFVIGIEEIHEVTSVIEKTNIFCMEALMYRYHPFIKKLQEIIQSNIIGKIKLYNATYTANIAEIANPVAGGSIRNLGCYPISLVRLLANAEPVEIRGIGRMNCKNNTDSQASVLLKFADDSIAAVSTADDIEMHWQFEVYGTKGYLKTETNPWLPDCEDNKIFIYLNNELTPKEIYVNAEKSLYTYQIDFINEQILNGDSKQFNKTSLLDSMGNAIVLETWLKQINFLNTRQELSRLKDRLSHI, from the coding sequence ATGGATAATACGTTGATAAAATGGGGAATTTTAGGAACAAGTTTTATCTCCGAAGTGATGGCTGATGCAATTCAGGAGTCCCAAACAGGTAAGCTTATTGCTATTGGGAGCCGATCAATTGAGGTGGCCAAACGATTTTCTGAAAAATTTACTATCCCAAAATTTTATGACGATTATCAATCACTAATTCACAATAATGATATAGATGCTGTTTACATAGGATTGCCGAATCATCTGCATAAAGAATGGATTATTCGTTGCGCACAGGCTGGAAAAAATATTCTGTGTGAAAAACCTTTTGTCATTGGTATAGAAGAAATCCATGAGGTGACTTCAGTTATTGAGAAAACAAATATTTTCTGTATGGAAGCTTTAATGTACCGATATCATCCCTTTATAAAAAAATTACAAGAGATCATTCAAAGCAACATAATAGGAAAGATAAAGTTATATAATGCGACCTACACAGCAAATATTGCAGAAATAGCAAACCCTGTTGCAGGGGGAAGTATTCGTAATCTCGGATGTTACCCAATATCCTTAGTCAGGTTGCTTGCTAACGCCGAACCTGTTGAAATCCGTGGTATAGGAAGAATGAACTGCAAGAACAATACTGATAGCCAAGCCAGTGTTCTTTTAAAATTTGCAGATGATTCAATTGCCGCAGTTTCTACTGCCGATGATATTGAAATGCATTGGCAATTCGAGGTTTATGGAACAAAAGGCTATCTGAAAACAGAAACGAATCCTTGGTTGCCTGACTGTGAGGATAACAAAATTTTTATCTACCTCAATAATGAATTAACACCCAAAGAGATATATGTAAATGCAGAAAAGTCACTTTATACTTACCAAATAGATTTTATCAATGAGCAAATATTGAATGGAGACTCCAAACAATTTAACAAGACGTCCTTATTAGATAGTATGGGAAATGCAATCGTTCTGGAAACCTGGCTAAAACAAATAAACTTTTTAAACACGCGACAGGAATTGTCCAGATTAAAAGATAGGTTGTCTCACATATAA
- a CDS encoding adenylate/guanylate cyclase domain-containing protein, producing MDSNFKISIRLSIITLFVLLLSLVGFTIIGINYIAFNSVLNSSAKSSIEQTSLLVKERFEIYLNPLNQDLVKMKNAINNGIIKPDDSKQFDKFLFESIRYNPEIFMVYYGSTDGDFIGVDREQKGIIGLTHVINSVSPPVNVRYQLNEQGEIIQKKLLTHHYDPRVRPWYQQAIKAEKPIWTNVYTFYVFDKSDFLIPGITGAAPIYNKKKQLKGVIALDLTIDGLQHFIRELELTKNTMVYVINNESNIIAFRTPQNKEDIRGKKLTPEWIKKLNIPLKKLDFNGFKPIIKSYTHNNQKYFLAYQPISSTNEKALWHIIIIVPETDVTEPLKDLSTRYILLTILVLLIGTLLVRIVSQRISNPIIQLTEEAKEITMLNLKPRPLLKTRIKEVSYMDKTLSTLRSSLASFQRYVPGSLVKKLMRSGKIAQVGGQSQTITILFSDIKDFTSISESTSPQKLMTYLSDYFQSMTEIVIQYEGTLDKYIGDAIMALWNAPSKDTDHALHACLTAKIMIDRLILFNQKNKHLGFPEFNIRIGIHTGNAVVGNVGSEDRLSYTALGDSVNLASRLESINKNYHTQIIVSHATFTQVAEKFPFRLLDEVAVRGKRESIEIYELITAQNLENLEQHKIEFQKAFSLYQKGFWKESIKAFARLTPAYPGDQLASVYIERCKVLASNPPVNWDGIWREGKTDYSILGKLT from the coding sequence ATGGATAGTAATTTTAAAATCAGTATACGTCTCAGCATCATTACCTTATTTGTGCTTTTGTTAAGCCTGGTAGGGTTCACTATTATTGGTATTAACTATATTGCTTTCAATAGTGTTCTGAACAGTAGCGCTAAAAGCTCAATTGAACAAACATCATTACTCGTCAAAGAGAGGTTTGAGATCTATTTAAATCCTTTAAATCAAGATTTAGTTAAAATGAAAAATGCTATAAATAATGGCATTATTAAGCCTGATGATTCAAAACAATTTGATAAATTCCTTTTTGAATCAATCCGATACAACCCTGAAATATTTATGGTTTACTATGGTTCAACAGATGGTGATTTCATAGGAGTAGACAGAGAACAAAAAGGAATAATAGGATTAACTCATGTGATTAATTCAGTCTCACCTCCTGTCAATGTTCGTTATCAATTAAACGAACAAGGAGAAATAATCCAAAAAAAATTGCTGACCCACCATTATGATCCCAGAGTTCGGCCATGGTATCAACAAGCTATAAAAGCAGAAAAACCGATATGGACGAACGTATATACATTCTACGTATTTGATAAAAGTGACTTTCTGATCCCTGGAATTACTGGTGCTGCACCAATCTATAATAAAAAGAAGCAACTAAAGGGGGTTATTGCTCTTGACCTGACTATTGATGGCTTACAACATTTTATCCGGGAACTGGAATTAACTAAAAATACTATGGTTTACGTGATCAACAATGAATCCAATATCATTGCTTTCAGAACCCCTCAAAATAAAGAGGACATCCGTGGAAAAAAACTAACTCCAGAATGGATAAAAAAGCTGAACATCCCACTTAAAAAACTCGATTTTAATGGTTTTAAACCCATTATCAAATCTTATACTCATAATAATCAAAAATATTTTTTAGCATACCAACCTATATCCAGTACGAATGAAAAAGCACTGTGGCATATTATTATTATTGTTCCTGAAACGGATGTGACAGAACCCCTGAAAGATTTAAGCACGCGCTATATTTTGTTGACTATATTAGTCTTACTAATTGGAACATTGTTAGTTCGTATCGTTTCACAAAGAATATCAAATCCTATTATTCAATTAACAGAAGAAGCAAAAGAAATTACTATGCTTAACCTCAAACCAAGACCACTTCTTAAGACCAGGATTAAAGAAGTTAGCTATATGGATAAAACACTATCAACACTGCGATCCAGTTTAGCTTCATTTCAACGTTATGTTCCCGGTTCTTTAGTCAAAAAATTGATGCGTAGTGGAAAAATTGCTCAAGTTGGAGGACAAAGCCAAACGATTACTATTTTATTTTCAGATATAAAAGATTTTACAAGTATTTCAGAATCCACCTCACCACAAAAATTAATGACCTATTTATCCGATTATTTCCAGTCCATGACCGAGATTGTAATACAATATGAAGGTACTTTGGATAAATACATTGGCGATGCGATTATGGCACTCTGGAATGCCCCTTCAAAAGATACCGACCATGCATTGCATGCCTGCCTGACAGCCAAAATTATGATTGATCGTCTTATCTTATTTAACCAAAAAAATAAACATCTGGGATTTCCCGAATTTAATATCAGAATTGGTATTCATACCGGAAATGCTGTTGTGGGTAATGTAGGTTCAGAAGACAGGCTAAGTTATACAGCCTTGGGTGATTCAGTCAACCTGGCAAGTCGCCTGGAGTCAATTAATAAAAATTATCATACTCAAATCATTGTCAGTCACGCCACATTCACCCAAGTAGCTGAAAAATTCCCTTTCCGGCTGTTAGACGAAGTGGCTGTCCGGGGTAAACGTGAAAGCATCGAGATTTATGAACTGATTACAGCTCAAAATCTTGAAAATCTTGAGCAACATAAAATAGAATTTCAAAAGGCATTTTCTCTGTATCAAAAAGGTTTCTGGAAAGAATCTATAAAGGCTTTTGCGAGGCTTACTCCCGCCTATCCTGGTGATCAATTAGCTTCCGTTTACATTGAACGCTGTAAAGTATTAGCATCTAATCCACCTGTCAATTGGGATGGTATCTGGCGCGAAGGAAAAACAGACTACTCAATTTTGGGGAAACTTACCTAG
- the lbtC gene encoding legiobactin import MFS transporter LbtC: protein MKKNALLMVLFTWFLGNMDIHFLTPALPSLVDYFSVTPNTAQLTISLFLLGKALSMILWGLLSERYGRKPIFIGGLLLFILSNFLIVLNHSILPFLACRFLQGISVGATLLMGRAMINDTHNEQNATKYFAWLFTLAGLFICFLPFFGGLINSYWNWQIASLIIAAYGLFLLPLCQGLKETKPYDVSFPRLGHSIMLVFNHPLFVSYLFISALMMAGESAFNTSASFILIKGENFTSAQYGTIKTTMAIMHLLGTACCALIAKYYHNTQLTKLGVRFFIFAASLMWLFVFSAENIYLTFIVPMMIYYFGTGFIVASATSSAVRPFPQQMALALAITLFCQFNCSAFFSFITSMIGIQQVETFMFLLSLVSILSFLALLKLQRMESC from the coding sequence ATGAAAAAAAATGCTCTTCTTATGGTATTATTCACCTGGTTTCTTGGAAATATGGATATACATTTCCTTACCCCAGCCTTACCATCATTAGTTGATTACTTCTCGGTAACTCCCAATACAGCTCAGCTAACTATCAGTCTTTTTCTTTTGGGGAAAGCACTCAGTATGATTTTATGGGGTCTTCTTTCCGAGCGTTATGGGAGAAAACCAATCTTCATTGGAGGATTATTGTTATTTATTCTGAGCAATTTTTTGATTGTTCTAAATCACTCTATCCTTCCCTTTTTAGCATGCCGATTTCTTCAGGGAATTAGCGTAGGTGCCACCCTTCTAATGGGTAGAGCAATGATTAACGATACCCATAATGAACAAAATGCCACAAAATACTTTGCGTGGTTATTCACTCTAGCCGGGTTGTTTATTTGCTTCCTTCCATTTTTTGGAGGTTTGATAAACAGTTATTGGAATTGGCAAATTGCCTCTCTTATCATTGCTGCTTATGGCCTATTTTTATTACCTTTATGTCAAGGTTTAAAAGAAACCAAACCCTATGATGTCAGTTTCCCACGACTAGGTCATAGTATTATGCTTGTTTTTAACCATCCTCTTTTTGTTTCTTATCTCTTTATTTCTGCCTTGATGATGGCTGGAGAATCAGCGTTCAATACCAGCGCTTCGTTTATTCTTATTAAAGGAGAAAATTTTACCAGCGCTCAGTATGGTACAATCAAGACCACCATGGCAATTATGCATTTATTAGGTACCGCTTGTTGTGCTTTAATAGCAAAATATTATCACAACACCCAATTAACAAAATTAGGAGTACGTTTCTTTATTTTCGCAGCCTCCTTGATGTGGTTATTTGTCTTTTCTGCTGAAAATATATATTTGACTTTTATAGTGCCCATGATGATTTATTATTTTGGAACAGGCTTTATCGTTGCATCAGCAACCTCATCAGCCGTTCGCCCTTTTCCTCAGCAAATGGCTCTTGCATTAGCTATCACTTTATTTTGTCAATTTAACTGTTCAGCTTTCTTTAGTTTTATTACCAGTATGATAGGGATTCAGCAAGTAGAAACTTTTATGTTCTTATTAAGTTTGGTAAGTATTTTGAGCTTTCTTGCCCTTCTCAAACTTCAACGAATGGAATCCTGCTGA
- a CDS encoding MFS transporter, giving the protein MNKSVQKMMLAGQFLMILALEMTNPFLPLLIAQKSNTPIPSVVIYNMLSLILPMVANILLTPIWGLAADRYGYKSMLMRASWALVLTQASMIFVNSVFWILIIRLIQGAFAGFLVAMQTYALSITEWQNKSTQLSRLQSSKAIATSTAGFIGGLALSFTNYQGLFGLATLICLGTTVAMHYKLPSSTKRQIKNSSQTSHHPLTSKSVFFFLCVLIMLAQIAKFLPDPGFTLFVNKYCSNNLVLIGFLYSLPSIGMLCSSVWCGKQFDHCRSQPSLVNQYLIRYSVFGTVLMIIQANVDNFYLFGLIRILWGIVLAALLPALFALCSDRNLLPGYALGLANSFAKLGNLIGLLLGGIFAFYLPYPAIFMIIAGIYSLFAIFVYGYGRVNIRQMTDFSKPYFNVKS; this is encoded by the coding sequence ATGAATAAGTCCGTACAAAAAATGATGTTGGCAGGTCAATTTTTGATGATATTGGCCCTGGAAATGACGAATCCTTTTCTGCCACTATTAATCGCTCAGAAAAGCAACACTCCAATACCATCGGTAGTGATTTACAACATGTTAAGTCTAATCTTGCCTATGGTAGCTAACATTCTATTAACCCCAATCTGGGGTTTGGCCGCTGATCGATATGGGTATAAATCCATGCTAATGAGAGCGTCCTGGGCTTTGGTATTGACCCAGGCCAGCATGATTTTTGTAAATTCTGTATTCTGGATTTTAATCATCCGATTAATACAGGGAGCTTTCGCAGGTTTTCTTGTTGCAATGCAAACTTATGCCTTAAGTATTACTGAATGGCAAAATAAAAGCACACAATTATCTCGCCTGCAGTCTTCCAAGGCAATTGCCACTTCTACAGCTGGTTTTATCGGAGGATTAGCTTTAAGCTTCACTAACTACCAGGGATTATTTGGTTTAGCAACTTTGATATGCCTGGGCACTACTGTAGCAATGCACTACAAATTACCCTCTTCAACAAAACGCCAGATAAAGAACAGTTCACAAACATCACATCATCCCCTCACTTCAAAAAGCGTTTTCTTCTTCCTTTGCGTATTAATCATGTTAGCCCAAATTGCCAAATTTTTACCCGATCCTGGTTTTACCCTGTTTGTAAATAAGTATTGTTCCAATAATCTGGTATTAATTGGATTTCTTTATTCTTTACCATCAATTGGAATGCTATGTAGTTCGGTCTGGTGTGGCAAGCAATTTGACCACTGTCGCAGTCAACCTTCTTTGGTTAATCAATATTTAATACGCTATAGTGTATTTGGTACTGTCCTCATGATAATTCAAGCCAATGTGGACAATTTCTATTTGTTTGGACTTATACGCATTTTGTGGGGAATCGTACTAGCAGCACTATTACCTGCATTATTTGCTTTGTGTAGTGATCGGAATTTATTACCCGGTTATGCCTTGGGATTAGCTAATTCATTTGCAAAACTGGGAAATCTAATTGGATTGCTATTGGGTGGTATTTTTGCATTTTATCTACCATACCCTGCAATTTTTATGATAATTGCCGGAATTTATAGCCTTTTTGCAATTTTTGTTTACGGGTATGGTCGGGTAAATATTAGACAAATGACAGATTTTTCTAAACCTTATTTTAACGTGAAATCATGA